The following proteins are co-located in the Vigna unguiculata cultivar IT97K-499-35 chromosome 9, ASM411807v1, whole genome shotgun sequence genome:
- the LOC114164315 gene encoding phosphatidylinositol 4-kinase beta 1-like isoform X1, giving the protein MVRLLGLNRGEVDEPREIASRPNLTSESSENGWLIRFFDSSFFCEWIAVSYLYKHDHSGVRDYLCNRMYTLPLHGIESYLFQVCYMMIHKPSPSLDKFVIDVCCKSLKIALKVHWFLLAELEDSDDNEGISRIQEKCQIAATLMGEWPPLIRPQSAPTTPGGKSQVLNKIFSSKQRLLSLTSSPLPQRSMSFSPSSGNNLQEDGSPQSTEENKLFKKFMPGPKVRDALLFRKSAEKDDDESEKDGFFKRLLRDSKGEDELGQKIREAFVFRKSSEKCDEDSEKDNFFKRFLRDGRGDDEESERDGFFKRLLRDSKGEDEDLPSSSDGFFKRLFRDSKNDSEDRTPNKTMEDEEKEGFFRKFFREKSEDKKDGNDEGDIANSEEKCAKPAEEDEKEGFFRKFFKDKFEDKKDTSDKIEDGTTNVEEEPSEFSLFKRIFRVHPEDSKSSSASENNGGLYESSPGTENFFRKLFRDRDRSIEDSELLGSKRQKEKHPGSPKQQNEKSGTKPPLPINPSQFRKGAYHESLDFVLTLCETSFGLVDVFPVEDRKDALHESLAEINLHLIEAHNIGGVCFPLGKGMYRVLHIPEDEAIILNSREKAPYMICVEVLRCEMPSNSKETSSSQKLSKGGIPLANGDAFFQKPPPWAYPLWTAQEAYRNSNDRMSRSTAEAIDQAMTHVADAKVKFVSVNLSVKAPFRCRSENTVADLCYGITHPSIYRDGIQEMARSGHDSDMEWVQVVLKADPGVKMEDIEDQTPRRRKEHRRVPSTVAIEEVKAAAAKGEAPLGLPLKGAGQDSSDAPPRANGIIPKASDALSGELWEVKKERIRKASVHGNLPGWDLRSVIVKSGDDCRQEHLAVQLISHFYDIFQEAGLPLWLRPYEVLCTSSYTALIETIPDTASIHSIKSRYPNISSLREFFIAKYQDDSPSFKLAQRNFVESMAGYSLVCYLLQVKDRHNGNLLMDEEGHIIHIDFGFMLSNSPGGVNFESAPFKLTRELLEVMDSDAEGIPSEFFDYFKVLCIQGFLTCRKHAERVILLVEMLQDSDFPCFKGGPRTIQNLRKRFHLNLTEEQCVSLVLSLISSSLDAWRTRQYDYYQRVLNGIL; this is encoded by the exons ATGGTGAGGCTCTTAGGATTGAATCGTGGGGAGGTCGATGAACCCAGGGAAATTGCGTCGAGGCCTAATTTGACAAGTGAGTCCAGTGAAAATGGGTGGCTCATCAGGTTCTTTGACTCATCGTTCTTCTGTGAGTGGATTGCTGTTAGCTACCTGTACAAGCATGACCACTCCGGGGTGCGTGATTACCTGTGTAATAGAATGTACACACTTCCCTTGCACGGAATTGAGAGTTATTTGTTCCAAGTATGTTACATGATGATACACAAGCCGAGTCCATCTTTGGATAAGTTCGTCATAGACGTCTGCTGCAAGTCGCTTAAGATTGCTTTGAAGGTGCATTGGTTCTTATTGGCAGAGCTTGAGGACTCCGATGATAATGAAGGAATTAGTAGGATTCAAGAAAAGTGCCAGATTGCAGCCACCTTAATGGGTGAGTGGCCGCCCTTGATAAGGCCTCAAAGTGCTCCTACAACCCCAGGAGGCAAGAGCCAAGTTTTGAATAAGATATTCTCATCAAAACAGCGATTGTTGTCACTAACATCTTCACCGCTCCCTCAGAGGTCTATGTCATTCTCACCTTCATCAGGAAACAATTTGCAGGAGGATGGTAGTCCGCAATCTACTGAGGAaaacaagttatttaagaaGTTTATGCCAGGTCCAAAAGTTAGAGATGCTTTGCTTTTTAGAAAGTCAGCGGAGAAAGATGACGATGAGTCTGAAAAAGATGGTTTTTTCAAGAGGCTTTTAAGAGATAGCAAGGGTGAAGATGAGTTGGGCCAGAAGATTCGTGAGGCTTTTGTCTTCCGTAAATCGTCTGAGAAGTGTGACGAAGATTCTGAAAAGGATAATTTCTTTAAAAGGTTCTTAAGGGATGGTAGAGGGGATGATGAAGAATCTGAAAGGGATGGTTTCTTTAAAAGGCTCTTAAGAGACAGTAAAGGTGAGGATGAGGATTTGCCCTCTAGTTCAGATGGATTCTTTAAGAGATTGTTTCGTGATAGCAAGAATGATTCCGAGGATAGAACACCCAATAAGACAATGGAGGATGAAGAAAAAGAGGGTTTTTTCAGAAAGTTTTTCAGAGAGAAGTCTGAGGATAAGAAGGATGGGAATGACGAAGGAGATATTGCAAATTCTGAAGAGAAATGTGCAAAGCCTGCTGAAGAGGATGAAAAAGAAGGGTTTTTCCGAAAATTCTTTAAGGACAAATTTGAAGACAAGAAAGATACAAGTGACAAAATTGAAGATGGTACAACCAATGTTGAGGAAGAACCCTCTGaattttctttgttcaaaagaaTTTTCCGTGTGCATCCTGAAGACAGTAAAAGTAGTTCAGCCAGTGAAAACAATGGTGGGTTGTATGAAAGTAGTCCGGGTACAGAGAATTTCTTCCGTAAATTGTTTAGAGACCGTGATCGATCAATTGAAGATTCTGAGCTATTAGGGTCAAAAAGGCAGAAAGAG AAGCATCCCGGATCACCAAAGCagcaaaatgagaaatcaggaaCAAAACCTCCACTTCCAATTAATCCATCGCAGTTCCGGAAAGGAGCTTACCACGAATCATTGGATTTTGTGCTGACGTTATGTGAGACATCATTTGGGCTGGTGGATGTATTTCCAGTAGAAGACCGCAAAGATGCCCTGCATGAG TCACTTGCAGAGATCAATTTACATTTAATAGAGGCTCACAATATTGGAG GAGTTTGCTTTCCGTTGGGAAAGGGCATGTACCGTGTACTTCATATACCTGAAGATGAAGCTATTATCTTGAATTCTAGGGAGAAGGCACCGTACATGATATGTGTTGAAGTTTTGAGATGTGAAATGCCAAG CAATTCCAAGGAGACATCTAGTTCTCAGAAACTTTCGAAAGGGGGGATTCCTTTGGCAAATGGAGATGCTTTCTTTCAAAAACCACCCCCTTGGGCATATCCATTATGGACAGCTCAAGAAGCATATCGCAATAGCAATGATAGAATGTCCAGATCAACTGCTGAGGCTATTGACCAGGCAATGACCCATGTGGCTGATGCAAAAGTCAAATTTGTTAGTGTGAATCTTTCTGTGAAAGCACCATTTCGTTGTAGGTCAGAAAATACTGTAGCAGATCTCTGTTATGGCATTACGCATCCTTCAATTTACAGAGATGGTATACAAGAAATGGCTAGGTCAGGACATGACAGTGATATGGAGTGGGTGCAGGTAGTATTAAAAGCTGATCCTGGGGTAAAAATGGAAGATATTGAGGATCAAACACCAAGACGGCGGAAGGAACATCGACGTGTTCCAAGTACAGTGGCAATAGAGGAAGTAAAG GCTGCGGCAGCAAAGGGAGAAGCACCCCTTGGACTCCCTTTGAAAGGTGCTGGTCAAGATTCATCAGATGCACCACCAAGG GCTAATGGAATTATCCCCAAAGCTAGTGATGCCTTGTCTGGTGAACTTTGGGAGGTAAAGAAAGAGAGGATCCGCAAAGCTTCTGTCCATGGGAACTTACCTGGTTGGGACTTGCGATCT GTAATTGTAAAAAGCGGGGATGATTGTAGGCAGGAGCATCTGGCAGTTCAACTTATTTCACACTTCTATG ATATTTTCCAAGAAGCTGGCTTACCTCTCTGGCTGCGCCCATATGAAGTGTTATGTACTTCTTCTTACACTGCTCTAATTGAAACAATTCCAGATACG GCTTCTATACATTCTATAAAGAGTAGGTACCCTAACATCTCAAGTTTACGTGAATTTTTCATTGCCAAGTATCAAGATGATTCTCCAAGTTTTAAACTTGCCCAG AGGAACTTCGTAGAAAGTATGGCCGGATATTCCCTGGTTTGCTACCTTCTTCAG GTGAAGGATAGGCATAATGGGAACCTCTTAATGGATGAAGAAGGTCATATTATACATATTGATTTTGGTTTCATGCTTTCTAACTCACCTGGTGGTGTTAATTTTGAAAGTGCACCTTTCAAATTAACCCGAGAGCTTCTTGAG GTCATGGATTCTGATGCTGAGGGAATTCCAAGCGAGTTCTTTGATTATTTCAAG GTTTTATGCATTCAAGGCTTCCTTACTTGCCGTAAGCATGCTGAGCGTGTTATTCTTCTTGTTGAGATGTTACAG GACTCTGATTTCCCCTGCTTTAAAGGTGGTCCACGGACAATACAGAACCTACGAAAGCGTTTCCATCTCAATTTAACCGAAGag CAATGTGTATCTTTGGTGCTTTCCCTCATTAGCAGCAGTCTGGATGCATGGCGGACTAGGCAATATGATTATTACCAGAGGGTTTTGAACGGGATTTTGTGA
- the LOC114164315 gene encoding phosphatidylinositol 4-kinase beta 1-like isoform X2, translating into MVRLLGLNRGEVDEPREIASRPNLTSESSENGWLIRFFDSSFFCEWIAVSYLYKHDHSGVRDYLCNRMYTLPLHGIESYLFQVCYMMIHKPSPSLDKFVIDVCCKSLKIALKVHWFLLAELEDSDDNEGISRIQEKCQIAATLMGEWPPLIRPQSAPTTPGGKSQVLNKIFSSKQRLLSLTSSPLPQRSMSFSPSSGNNLQEDGSPQSTEENKLFKKFMPGPKVRDALLFRKSAEKDDDESEKDGFFKRLLRDSKGEDELGQKIREAFVFRKSSEKCDEDSEKDNFFKRFLRDGRGDDEESERDGFFKRLLRDSKGEDEDLPSSSDGFFKRLFRDSKNDSEDRTPNKTMEDEEKEGFFRKFFREKSEDKKDGNDEGDIANSEEKCAKPAEEDEKEGFFRKFFKDKFEDKKDTSDKIEDGTTNVEEEPSEFSLFKRIFRVHPEDSKSSSASENNGGLYESSPGTENFFRKLFRDRDRSIEDSELLGSKRQKEKHPGSPKQQNEKSGTKPPLPINPSQFRKGAYHESLDFVLTLCETSFGLVDVFPVEDRKDALHESLAEINLHLIEAHNIGGVCFPLGKGMYRVLHIPEDEAIILNSREKAPYMICVEVLRCEMPSNSKETSSSQKLSKGGIPLANGDAFFQKPPPWAYPLWTAQEAYRNSNDRMSRSTAEAIDQAMTHVADAKVKFVSVNLSVKAPFRCRSENTVADLCYGITHPSIYRDGIQEMARSGHDSDMEWVQVVLKADPGVKMEDIEDQTPRRRKEHRRVPSTVAIEEVKAAAAKGEAPLGLPLKGAGQDSSDAPPRANGIIPKASDALSGELWEVKKERIRKASVHGNLPGWDLRSVIVKSGDDCRQEHLAVQLISHFYDIFQEAGLPLWLRPYEVLCTSSYTALIETIPDTASIHSIKSRYPNISSLREFFIAKYQDDSPSFKLAQRNFVESMAGYSLVCYLLQVKDRHNGNLLMDEEGHIIHIDFGFMLSNSPGGVNFESAPFKLTRELLEVMDSDAEGIPSEFFDYFKVLCIQGFLTCRKHAERVILLVEMLQAVL; encoded by the exons ATGGTGAGGCTCTTAGGATTGAATCGTGGGGAGGTCGATGAACCCAGGGAAATTGCGTCGAGGCCTAATTTGACAAGTGAGTCCAGTGAAAATGGGTGGCTCATCAGGTTCTTTGACTCATCGTTCTTCTGTGAGTGGATTGCTGTTAGCTACCTGTACAAGCATGACCACTCCGGGGTGCGTGATTACCTGTGTAATAGAATGTACACACTTCCCTTGCACGGAATTGAGAGTTATTTGTTCCAAGTATGTTACATGATGATACACAAGCCGAGTCCATCTTTGGATAAGTTCGTCATAGACGTCTGCTGCAAGTCGCTTAAGATTGCTTTGAAGGTGCATTGGTTCTTATTGGCAGAGCTTGAGGACTCCGATGATAATGAAGGAATTAGTAGGATTCAAGAAAAGTGCCAGATTGCAGCCACCTTAATGGGTGAGTGGCCGCCCTTGATAAGGCCTCAAAGTGCTCCTACAACCCCAGGAGGCAAGAGCCAAGTTTTGAATAAGATATTCTCATCAAAACAGCGATTGTTGTCACTAACATCTTCACCGCTCCCTCAGAGGTCTATGTCATTCTCACCTTCATCAGGAAACAATTTGCAGGAGGATGGTAGTCCGCAATCTACTGAGGAaaacaagttatttaagaaGTTTATGCCAGGTCCAAAAGTTAGAGATGCTTTGCTTTTTAGAAAGTCAGCGGAGAAAGATGACGATGAGTCTGAAAAAGATGGTTTTTTCAAGAGGCTTTTAAGAGATAGCAAGGGTGAAGATGAGTTGGGCCAGAAGATTCGTGAGGCTTTTGTCTTCCGTAAATCGTCTGAGAAGTGTGACGAAGATTCTGAAAAGGATAATTTCTTTAAAAGGTTCTTAAGGGATGGTAGAGGGGATGATGAAGAATCTGAAAGGGATGGTTTCTTTAAAAGGCTCTTAAGAGACAGTAAAGGTGAGGATGAGGATTTGCCCTCTAGTTCAGATGGATTCTTTAAGAGATTGTTTCGTGATAGCAAGAATGATTCCGAGGATAGAACACCCAATAAGACAATGGAGGATGAAGAAAAAGAGGGTTTTTTCAGAAAGTTTTTCAGAGAGAAGTCTGAGGATAAGAAGGATGGGAATGACGAAGGAGATATTGCAAATTCTGAAGAGAAATGTGCAAAGCCTGCTGAAGAGGATGAAAAAGAAGGGTTTTTCCGAAAATTCTTTAAGGACAAATTTGAAGACAAGAAAGATACAAGTGACAAAATTGAAGATGGTACAACCAATGTTGAGGAAGAACCCTCTGaattttctttgttcaaaagaaTTTTCCGTGTGCATCCTGAAGACAGTAAAAGTAGTTCAGCCAGTGAAAACAATGGTGGGTTGTATGAAAGTAGTCCGGGTACAGAGAATTTCTTCCGTAAATTGTTTAGAGACCGTGATCGATCAATTGAAGATTCTGAGCTATTAGGGTCAAAAAGGCAGAAAGAG AAGCATCCCGGATCACCAAAGCagcaaaatgagaaatcaggaaCAAAACCTCCACTTCCAATTAATCCATCGCAGTTCCGGAAAGGAGCTTACCACGAATCATTGGATTTTGTGCTGACGTTATGTGAGACATCATTTGGGCTGGTGGATGTATTTCCAGTAGAAGACCGCAAAGATGCCCTGCATGAG TCACTTGCAGAGATCAATTTACATTTAATAGAGGCTCACAATATTGGAG GAGTTTGCTTTCCGTTGGGAAAGGGCATGTACCGTGTACTTCATATACCTGAAGATGAAGCTATTATCTTGAATTCTAGGGAGAAGGCACCGTACATGATATGTGTTGAAGTTTTGAGATGTGAAATGCCAAG CAATTCCAAGGAGACATCTAGTTCTCAGAAACTTTCGAAAGGGGGGATTCCTTTGGCAAATGGAGATGCTTTCTTTCAAAAACCACCCCCTTGGGCATATCCATTATGGACAGCTCAAGAAGCATATCGCAATAGCAATGATAGAATGTCCAGATCAACTGCTGAGGCTATTGACCAGGCAATGACCCATGTGGCTGATGCAAAAGTCAAATTTGTTAGTGTGAATCTTTCTGTGAAAGCACCATTTCGTTGTAGGTCAGAAAATACTGTAGCAGATCTCTGTTATGGCATTACGCATCCTTCAATTTACAGAGATGGTATACAAGAAATGGCTAGGTCAGGACATGACAGTGATATGGAGTGGGTGCAGGTAGTATTAAAAGCTGATCCTGGGGTAAAAATGGAAGATATTGAGGATCAAACACCAAGACGGCGGAAGGAACATCGACGTGTTCCAAGTACAGTGGCAATAGAGGAAGTAAAG GCTGCGGCAGCAAAGGGAGAAGCACCCCTTGGACTCCCTTTGAAAGGTGCTGGTCAAGATTCATCAGATGCACCACCAAGG GCTAATGGAATTATCCCCAAAGCTAGTGATGCCTTGTCTGGTGAACTTTGGGAGGTAAAGAAAGAGAGGATCCGCAAAGCTTCTGTCCATGGGAACTTACCTGGTTGGGACTTGCGATCT GTAATTGTAAAAAGCGGGGATGATTGTAGGCAGGAGCATCTGGCAGTTCAACTTATTTCACACTTCTATG ATATTTTCCAAGAAGCTGGCTTACCTCTCTGGCTGCGCCCATATGAAGTGTTATGTACTTCTTCTTACACTGCTCTAATTGAAACAATTCCAGATACG GCTTCTATACATTCTATAAAGAGTAGGTACCCTAACATCTCAAGTTTACGTGAATTTTTCATTGCCAAGTATCAAGATGATTCTCCAAGTTTTAAACTTGCCCAG AGGAACTTCGTAGAAAGTATGGCCGGATATTCCCTGGTTTGCTACCTTCTTCAG GTGAAGGATAGGCATAATGGGAACCTCTTAATGGATGAAGAAGGTCATATTATACATATTGATTTTGGTTTCATGCTTTCTAACTCACCTGGTGGTGTTAATTTTGAAAGTGCACCTTTCAAATTAACCCGAGAGCTTCTTGAG GTCATGGATTCTGATGCTGAGGGAATTCCAAGCGAGTTCTTTGATTATTTCAAG GTTTTATGCATTCAAGGCTTCCTTACTTGCCGTAAGCATGCTGAGCGTGTTATTCTTCTTGTTGAGATGTTACAG GCTGTGTTGTGA